Proteins co-encoded in one Micropterus dolomieu isolate WLL.071019.BEF.003 ecotype Adirondacks linkage group LG19, ASM2129224v1, whole genome shotgun sequence genomic window:
- the nudt22 gene encoding uridine diphosphate glucose pyrophosphatase NUDT22 — protein MMDSEVSVLLNCAAWRGLLEPQVQVELSERFNRQTEPALECQIEEVWAERVSKEPWLFNGSKFRLHSFCLASPCSAPPQHPPCTHSPHVLNHAEDQEGEIHSRLTMEDNLCTSNSLHDTTQNSLHKGNGPVNQAGNGDGVINQTAGALSQASSSCDCRESEGIAAELPSHFDKNTDDQETRTLLTLRLGLTCYKDYLGTNWSLRVAELRRLGEAEFGDPLALLAQPLGVGAVLCTADGQVVLIRRSQRVAEAGGLLDIPGGHPEPKVVCERLGQAVCEEQISVDMMQQRPVVSELFSSVCAEIRDEVNVPLSSLGQPVLMGVALNHTSAGRPSAEFYVSCSLTSDEVRKLYWKGGAEAHESTDIVFLSRTEMLQLDRSSSLWSELCPSAKGAVLLYQTVKPKQMT, from the exons ATTCAACAGGCAGACGGAACCGGCTCTGGAGTGTCAAATAGAGGAGGTGTGGGCAGAGCGGGTGTCCAAGGAGCCGTGGCTTTTCAACGGGTCCAAATTCAGGCTACACTCTTTCTGCTTGGCCTCTCCATGCTCTGCTCCTCCTCAACACCCACCCTGCACTCATTCACCCCATGTCTTAAACCATGCAGAGGATCAGGAAGGGGAAATACACAGCAGACTAACAATGGAGGATAATTTGTGTACCAGCAATTCTCTGCATGACACTACTCAGAACAGTTTGCACAAAGGAAACGGACCTGTGAATCAGGCAGGAAATGGAGATGGAGTTATCAATCAGACAGCCGGTGCACTGTCACAAGCTTCCTCCTCTTGTGACTGCAGAGAGTCTGAAGGCATCGCAGCTGAACTTCCTTCTCAttttgacaaaaacacagatgatcAAGAGACCAGGACGCTTCTCACTCTGAGACTAGGCCTGACATGCTATAAGGACTATCTTGGAACCAACTGGTCCCTTCGAGTGGCAGAGCTACGTCGGCTGGGAGAGGCGGAGTTCGGTGATCCTCTGGCGCTGCTGGCTCAGCCTCTGGGTGTGGGCGCCGTCCTGTGTACAGCAGACGGTCAGGTGGTGTTGATCAGGAGGAGCCAGAGAGTGGCAGAGGCAGGGGGGCTCCTGGACATCCCCGGAGGTcacccagagcccaag GTGGTGTGTGAGCGTCTGGGCCAGGCAGTGTGTGAGGAGCAGATCAGTGTGGACATGATGCAGCAGAGGCCCGTTGTCTCAGAGCTGTTCTCGTCTGTGTGCGCCGAGATCAGAGACGAA GTGAATGTTCCTCTGAGCTCCCTCGGACAGCCTGTCCTGATGGGCGTTGCTCTGAATCACACCAGCGCCGGCAGACCAAGTGCTGAGTTCTACGTCAG CTGCTCTTTGACATCTGATGAAGTCAGGAAGCTGTACTGGAAAGGAGGAGCAGAGGCCCATGAGTCCACAGATATCGTGTTCCTCAGCAGAACA GAGATGTTGCAGCTGGACAGAAGCAGCTCTCTGTGGTCGGAGCTGTGTCCCTCAGCTAAAGGAGCCGTACTGCTTTATCAGACAGTGAAGCCCAAGCAGATGACGTGA